In one Chitinophaga sancti genomic region, the following are encoded:
- a CDS encoding M42 family metallopeptidase produces MSKKQKSVLSKDALTFLRNYLNNPSPTGFEKEGQKLWLEYLKPYIDEHFVDAYGSAVGVINPKAPFKVVIEAHADEISWFVNYISPEGLIYVIRNGGSDQQIAPSKRVNIHTENGTVKAVFGWPAIHTRMRSTEGKEPQPKVDNIFLDCGARSRKEVDELGIHVGCVVTFEDGFEELSNDYYVCRAIDNRIGGFMIAEVARMLKEKKQELPFGLYIVNAVQEEVGLRGAEMIAKRIKPNVAIITDVTHDTTTPMINKNIEGEIKCGSGPSITYGPAVHNILRDLIIKTAKKNDIPHQLHAVSRSTGTDTDAFAYANDGTPSALISLPLRYMHTTVEMVKKDDIENTILLIYNTLLNITPKTNFLYL; encoded by the coding sequence ATGTCAAAAAAGCAAAAGTCCGTATTAAGCAAGGACGCGCTTACGTTCCTGCGGAATTACCTGAATAATCCCTCCCCTACCGGTTTTGAGAAGGAAGGACAGAAACTGTGGCTGGAATATCTGAAGCCTTACATTGATGAGCACTTTGTAGATGCATATGGTTCTGCTGTGGGAGTTATCAATCCCAAGGCACCTTTCAAAGTGGTGATTGAAGCACATGCCGACGAAATTTCCTGGTTTGTAAATTATATTTCTCCTGAAGGATTGATCTATGTGATCCGCAATGGTGGTTCTGATCAGCAGATTGCGCCATCGAAGAGAGTGAATATCCATACTGAAAATGGTACTGTAAAGGCAGTGTTCGGATGGCCGGCTATCCATACACGTATGCGTAGTACAGAAGGCAAAGAGCCCCAACCGAAAGTAGATAACATCTTCCTGGATTGCGGTGCACGCAGCCGTAAGGAAGTGGATGAACTGGGTATTCATGTGGGCTGTGTGGTAACTTTCGAAGATGGCTTCGAAGAGCTGTCAAATGACTATTACGTATGCCGTGCGATCGATAACCGCATTGGTGGTTTTATGATTGCAGAAGTAGCACGTATGCTGAAAGAAAAGAAGCAGGAACTGCCTTTTGGCCTGTACATCGTAAATGCAGTGCAGGAAGAAGTAGGGCTGAGAGGTGCTGAGATGATTGCAAAACGCATTAAGCCAAATGTTGCGATCATTACTGACGTTACGCATGATACCACTACGCCTATGATCAACAAGAACATAGAAGGTGAGATCAAATGTGGTTCCGGTCCAAGCATTACTTATGGCCCGGCGGTTCATAACATTCTGCGTGACCTGATCATTAAAACAGCAAAGAAGAATGATATTCCTCACCAGCTGCATGCTGTAAGCCGTAGCACGGGTACAGATACAGATGCATTTGCCTATGCAAATGATGGTACACCTTCAGCATTGATCAGTTTACCACTGCGCTATATGCATACTACGGTAGAAATGGTGAAGAAAGACGATATTGAGAATACTATATTATTGATTTACAATACCTTACTTAACATTACACCAAAAACAAACTTCCTATACCTGTAA